One Syntrophales bacterium DNA segment encodes these proteins:
- the rplA gene encoding 50S ribosomal protein L1, which produces MRRGKTFLKAEEKIERGKRYSLKEAVELVVSTARAKFDETVETAIRLGVNPQHADQMVRGSVVLPNGLGKSVRVLVFAKGDKEKEALEAGADVVGSDDLIEKIRGGWLEFDRAVATPDMMGSVGKLGKILGPRGLMPNPKVGTVTFDVEKVVKELKAGKIEFRVEKAGIVHCPVGKVSFGADKLRENIVALVEAIIKLKPASSKGNYLKGMSISTTMGPGIKVDPLGIKNV; this is translated from the coding sequence ATGCGTAGAGGCAAGACTTTTTTAAAAGCGGAGGAAAAGATTGAACGGGGGAAACGTTATTCCCTAAAGGAGGCGGTGGAGTTGGTCGTCAGTACGGCGAGGGCAAAATTTGATGAAACCGTTGAGACGGCAATCCGGCTGGGTGTAAACCCCCAGCATGCCGACCAGATGGTCAGGGGTAGTGTGGTTTTGCCCAACGGTCTGGGTAAATCGGTCAGAGTGCTGGTTTTTGCTAAGGGGGATAAGGAAAAGGAGGCCCTTGAGGCGGGGGCCGATGTGGTTGGTTCTGACGACCTTATTGAAAAGATCAGGGGTGGATGGCTTGAATTTGACAGGGCGGTCGCCACCCCGGATATGATGGGTAGCGTGGGGAAATTAGGTAAGATATTAGGTCCCAGGGGTTTGATGCCAAATCCAAAGGTTGGTACGGTTACCTTCGATGTAGAAAAGGTTGTCAAAGAACTCAAGGCTGGCAAGATCGAGTTCCGGGTGGAAAAGGCAGGAATTGTGCACTGTCCTGTAGGGAAGGTTTCCTTTGGAGCGGATAAGCTACGGGAAAATATCGTTGCCCTTGTGGAGGCGATTATTAAGTTGAAACCGGCATCAAGTAAGGGGAACTATCTTAAGGGCATGTCCATTTCCACTAC
- the rplK gene encoding 50S ribosomal protein L11 gives MAKKVIANIKLQISAGKATPSPPIGPALGQHGVNIMEFCKAYNAMTQKQEGTVIPVVITVYADRSFTFVIRTSPASVLLKQAAKIAKGSGDPKREKVGTVTKKQIKEIAELKYNDLNAVDIEGAIKIVEGTAKSMGIEIVE, from the coding sequence ATGGCAAAAAAGGTTATTGCAAACATAAAACTTCAGATCAGCGCAGGTAAAGCAACTCCGTCGCCACCTATCGGCCCGGCCTTGGGCCAACATGGGGTCAACATCATGGAGTTCTGTAAAGCATACAATGCCATGACACAAAAGCAGGAAGGAACAGTTATCCCCGTTGTTATAACCGTGTACGCTGACCGATCATTTACCTTTGTTATCAGGACGTCACCGGCTTCAGTGCTCCTCAAGCAGGCAGCCAAAATCGCCAAAGGTTCCGGCGATCCTAAAAGAGAGAAGGTGGGAACGGTAACGAAGAAACAGATCAAGGAAATTGCTGAGTTGAAGTACAACGACCTGAATGCTGTTGATATAGAGGGCGCTATAAAAATCGTGGAGGGAACGGCAAAATCCATGGGAATTGAAATAGTGGAATAA
- the nusG gene encoding transcription termination/antitermination protein NusG, with translation MAFKWYVVHTYSGFENRVKLSLQERIEAAGMQAYFSDILIPEEDIVELVSGEKKTSKRKFFPGYILVKMEMNDDTWHIVKNTPKVTGFIGSKDKPSPIPDKDVEILKTRIEEGTLKPKPKFKFEVGDHVRIIDGPFINFDGVIDEVKAEKGKLRVIVSIFARPTPVELDFIQVVQS, from the coding sequence ATGGCTTTCAAGTGGTACGTCGTACACACATATTCCGGGTTTGAAAATAGAGTTAAGCTCTCTCTGCAGGAAAGGATAGAAGCAGCGGGTATGCAGGCGTACTTTTCGGATATTCTGATACCGGAGGAAGATATCGTAGAACTGGTTTCTGGCGAAAAGAAGACATCCAAGAGAAAGTTCTTTCCCGGCTATATCCTCGTCAAGATGGAAATGAATGACGATACATGGCATATCGTCAAGAATACCCCCAAAGTAACCGGTTTCATCGGGAGTAAGGATAAACCATCTCCGATACCAGACAAAGACGTGGAGATACTTAAGACCAGAATCGAGGAAGGCACCTTAAAACCCAAACCTAAATTCAAGTTTGAAGTTGGCGACCACGTGAGGATAATAGACGGCCCATTTATAAACTTTGATGGAGTCATCGACGAGGTTAAGGCTGAAAAAGGGAAGTTAAGGGTTATTGTCAGTATTTTTGCGAGACCAACACCAGTGGAGTTGGATTTTATACAGGTTGTTCAGAGTTGA